Proteins encoded together in one Benincasa hispida cultivar B227 chromosome 1, ASM972705v1, whole genome shotgun sequence window:
- the LOC120079071 gene encoding major antigen-like isoform X1: protein MFRLHRNRQVKSGEKFDFKFSNFKATQVPKGWDKLFVSVISEQTGKTIVRSSKALVRNGSCQWTESLSESIWVSQDEVSKEFEDSNFKLVVAMGSARSNILGEAMVNMTNYTDSKSSSAVSLPLKKCNHGTILQVKIQCLNPITKVRSGEFKQTYSPKEDLKKEGHDSDSCSDITDSQLSRSIGSSSGADLYSSLHSGEASSKEASFSASYSQVSNDSSEIYESVENDAAKNNCSDIQRQDSVSSQNSPRCLSPNSVIICSAETTTIEELRAEARMWERNSHKLMADLDQLKRELSDQSDNQESLHTALSAATAECDGLRKELEQLRLMTEKSTQRQTGIEDLSYQDGEPHILNELKDELKFQKETNADLALQLKRSQESNIELVSVLQELEATTEKQKLEIEELLARHQKDDDIENINEENKKLMLQLEHVKESEKNLQFKVEVLEKNLEEAKLDLQKCEVSNQRFPQDTIGEYDSQLHAEENVGSLHINLVKEMEMLKEKVQELEKDCNELTDENIDLLYKLRQANNDSRGGSLAFNSTGGELLSKSFVNFGFDSMKHRNSTQVVHVKMEESLNVIDNNDGSFNKKLESMKFELELKVEELSRELTEKKLEIEKLESNILSKEDEIKILGGLHNKLQAKYSDLQKEKNQIEEKMEVILGQSDSGSKCLNDLRNEVKVLSNNVDLHISANKILESKYSELQGEKQELELEIEQERMQLSESISVLESRLKYMTDGKESIRLELENSKSHAVGLQDEVDRLRLEIETENVDLKQMLNDLENQCAKAQDQCEYLQRENTKLEAAVEHVVEERNLLKKSNGELKKKNFELQEGYFRLELKVKESLERSAHYFRRIDDFEDYLSLGLEDFASKERCLSSELDSVVEENIKYKEKFAMFESLYNETYLEKATEAQELQGAVVHLTKQLSTAKKDLNIMQMESNESLTALISELSVSKQNQETLIAESEKLLKQLENYKSLEIELKNSVNDLELKLSVSEKERRQHEEELTNLKIQLQKTAHFQNEVFASSNKLEQKIVAELEDSKQSGVALKEKLLRIGSGSVVEEATLIGIDDLRNELSQIIIINSKYQQKLKILEEEKDECLKRSLSLEAELKHLKEENQIQRESSSVRSHGFVKTNGKNMPSKDMKLLKNDVVKIVGRNHSGKKKPKEPNNNESQSQVKSRQDDSGCDIDEGSQVPEAKSVSRIQLLEKELAEALEANKKYEDQLSRLVSDNQNNKENSPISTVEGDEMTKEAYESINSALEAELKDIRERYFHISLKYAEVEHQREELVMKLKAAKNGGRRWFS, encoded by the exons ATGTTCAGGTTGCATAGGAATCGGCAAGTGAAATCAGGggagaaatttgatttcaagttTTCCAATTTCAAGGCAACCCAG GTACCTAAAGGTTGGGACAAACTATTTGTATCTGTCATCTCTGAGCAAACTGGGAAAACGATTGTCAGGTCAAGCAAAGCATTAGTTCGTAATGGAAGTTGCCAGTGGACTGAGTCTCTATCAGAATCCATTTGGGTTTCACAAGATGAAGTTTCTAAGGAGTTTGAAGATAGTAATTTCAAGCTTGTTGTGGCCATG GGTTCAGCAAGATCAAATATTCTTGGAGAGGCTATGGTCAACATGACAAATTACACAGATTCTAAATCTTCTTCTGCAGTCTCACTTCCATTGAAAAAGTGCAACCATGGGACTATTTTACAA GTGAAAATCCAGTGCTTAAATCCAATAACAAAAGTAAG GAGTGGAGAATTTAAACAGACATATTCTCCAAAAGAAGACTTGAAGAAAGAAGGTCATGACTCAGATAGCTGCTCAGATATAACAGATAGCCAATTGTCGAGAAGTATTGGATCTTCCTCTGGTGCAGATTTATACTCTAGCTTACACTCAGGAGAAGCTAGCAGCAAG GAAGCAAGTTTTTCTGCTTCCTATTCACAGGTCAGCAATGATTCATCTGAGATTTATGAATCCGTAGAGAATGACGCTGCAAAAAACAATTGTAGTGATATACAAAGACAGGACTCGGTGAGCTCACAGAATAGTCCTCGCTGTTTATCTCCTAATTCTGTAATTATTTGTTCAg CTGAAACAACGACTATTGAGGAACTTCGTGCTGAAGCTAGGATGTGGGAGAGAAATTCCCACAAACTGATGGCTGATCTTGATCAGTTGAAGAGAGAGTTATCAGATCAGTCCGACAACCAGGAAAGTTTGCATACTGCACTTTCAGCAGCAACTGCAGAATGTGATGGTTTGAGAAAAGAACTTGAGCAACTAAGACTGATGACTGAGAAGTCAACACAGAGACAAACAGGTATTGAGGATTTATCATATCAAGATGGTGAACCACACATCCTAAATGAATTGAAAGATGAACTGAAGTTCCAAAAAGAAACCAATGCGGATTTAGCTCTGCAACTAAAGAGAAGTCAAGAATCAAATATTGAGCTTGTGTCCGTTCTTCAGGAGCTAGAAGCAACTACCGAAAAGCAGAAACTTGAGATAGAGGAGCTTTTGGCACGACACCAAAAAGATGATgatattgaaaatattaatGAAGAAAACAAGAAATTGATGCTTCAGTTGGAACATGTGAAGGAATCAGAGAAGAATCTTCAATTTAAGGTTGAGGTTCTGGAGAAAAACTTGGAGGAAGCAAAACTTGATTTACAAAAGTGCGAGGTCTCAAACCAAAGATTCCCTCAGGATACTATCGGGGAATATGATAGTCAGCTACACGCTGAGGAAAATGTGGGGTCCTTACACATAAATCTAGTGAAAGAAATGGAAATGTTGAAAGAAAAAGTGCAGGAGTTAGAGAAAGATTGTAATGAGTTGACAGATGAAAACATAGATCTCTTGTACAAGCTTAGGCAAGCAAATAACGACTCTAGGGGAGGAAGTTTGGCTTTTAACTCCACAGGTGGTGAGCTTTTATCTAAATCTTTTGTTAATTTTGGATTTGACTCTATGAAACACAGAAATTCTACACAAGTTGTACATGTAAAAATGGAGGAAAGTCTGAATGTGATCGATAATAACGATGGTTCTTTCAATAAAAAACTAGAGAGTATGAAATTTGAGCTGGAACTCAAAGTTGAAGAGCTTAGTAGGGAATTGACTGAGAAAAAGCTGGAGATAGAAAAACTTGAGTCCAACATTTTGTCCAAAGAAGACGAGATCAAGATCCTCGGAGGTCTGCATAACAAATTGCAAGCTAAGTATTCTGATCTtcagaaagaaaaaaatcagaTCGAGGAAAAGATGGAAGTCATACTTGGACAAAGTGACAGCGGTTCTAAATGCTTAAATGATTTGCGAAATGAAGTAAAGGTGCTTAGCAACAATGTGGATTTGCATATTTCTGCAAACAAGATTCTTGAAAGTAAATATTCGGAGCTTCAAGGTGAAAAACAAGAACTTGAACTTGAGATTGAACAGGAACGCATGCAGTTGTCAGAAAGCATATCCGTTTTGGAATCTCGACTAAAATATATGACGGACGGGAAGGAGTCAATTCGCCTTGAGTTAGAAAACTCTAAGTCTCATGCTGTGGGTCTCCAAGATGAGGTTGATAGATTGAGACTCGAGATAGAGACGGAAAATGTTGATTTGAAACAAATGTTGAATGACTTGGAAAATCAGTGTGCAAAGGCTCAAGATCAATGTGAGTACCTGCAAAGAGAAAACACGAAGTTGGAAGCTGCAGTTGAACATGTCGTTGAAGAACGAAATTTGCTTAAGAAATCAAATGGAGAgttgaagaaaaagaatttcGAGTTGCAGGAGGGTTATTTTCGCTTGGAATTGAAAGTGAAGGAATCACTTGAAAGGTCTGCCCATTATTTCAGAAGAATTGATGATTTTGAGGATTATCTCTCTCTTGGGTTGGAGGATTTCGCCTCAAAAGAAAGATGCCTATCTTCGGAATTGGATTCAGTCGTTGAAGAGAACATAAAATACAAAGAGAAATTTGCCATGTTTGAAAGCTTGTATAATGAGACATATTTGGAGAAGGCAACTGAAGCTCAAGAACTTCAAGGAGCTGTTGTGCACCTGACCAAGCAACTTTCAACAGCAAAGAAGGATCTCAACATCATGCAAATGGAATCTAATGAAAGCTTAACGGCCCTGATTAGTGAGCTTTCCGTGTCAAAACAAAACCAAGAGACACTGATAGCTGAAAGTGAAAAGTTACTGAAACAGTTGGAAAATTACAAATCACTTGAAATCGAGCTTAAGAACTCTGTCAATGATCTCGAACTAAAGCTTTCTGTTTCTGAAAAAGAACGAAGGCAGCACGAGGAAGAATTAACTAACTTAAAGATTCAGTTGCAAAAAACAGCCCATTTTCAGAATGAGGTTTTTGCATCGAGCAACAAGCTTGAACAGAAGATTGTTGCTGAATTAGAGGACAGCAAACAAAGCGGAGTTGCCTTGAAAGAAAAGCTTCTGAGAATAGGGAGTGGGTCAGTAGTGGAGGAGGCAACACTAATAGGGATTGATGATTTAAGAAATGAGCTCAgccaaattattataataaacaGCAAGTACCAACAGAAACTGAAAATACTTGAGGAGGAGAAAGATGAGTGCCTAAAGAGATCTTTATCCCTTGAAGCAGAACTGAAACATTTAAAGGAAGAAAATCAGATCCAACGGGAGTCTAGCAGTGTAAGGAGTCATGGTTTTGTCAAAACCAACGGCAAAAACATGCCCAGTAAAGACATGAAGCTTCTAAAA AATGATGTGGTCAAGATAGTTGGTCGAAATCATAGTGGCAAGAAGAAGCCGAAGGAACCAAACAACAATGAATCCCAATCTCAAGTTAAG TCTCGACAGGATGATAGTGGATGTGATATTGATGAAGGGTCTCAAGTTCCTGAAGCTAAATCAGTTTCAAGAATTCAGTTGCTCGAAAAAGAACTTGCCGAGGCTTTGGAAGCAAACAAGAAATATGAGGATCAACTGAGCAG GCTTGTTTCAGACAATcaaaacaacaaagaaaattCTCCCATATCAACAGTTGAAGGTGATGAAATGACAAAGGAAGCATATGAAAGCATTAACTCGGCTCTAGAGGCAGAGTTAAAAGACATTCGTGAGCGGTACTTCCATATCAGCCTCAAGTATGCTGAAGTCGAGCATCAGCGAGAGGAACTTGTTATGAAACTAAAAGCAGCCAAGAACGGTGGAAGGAGATGGTTTTCATGA
- the LOC120079071 gene encoding major antigen-like isoform X2 → MFRLHRNRQVKSGEKFDFKFSNFKATQVPKGWDKLFVSVISEQTGKTIVRSSKALVRNGSCQWTESLSESIWVSQDEVSKEFEDSNFKLVVAMGSARSNILGEAMVNMTNYTDSKSSSAVSLPLKKCNHGTILQVKIQCLNPITKVRSGEFKQTYSPKEDLKKEGHDSDSCSDITDSQLSRSIGSSSGADLYSSLHSGEASSKEASFSASYSQVSNDSSEIYESVENDAAKNNCSDIQRQDSVSSQNSPRCLSPNSVIICSAETTTIEELRAEARMWERNSHKLMADLDQLKRELSDQSDNQESLHTALSAATAECDGLRKELEQLRLMTEKSTQRQTGIEDLSYQDGEPHILNELKDELKFQKETNADLALQLKRSQESNIELVSVLQELEATTEKQKLEIEELLARHQKDDDIENINEENKKLMLQLEHVKESEKNLQFKVEVLEKNLEEAKLDLQKCEVSNQRFPQDTIGEYDSQLHAEENVGSLHINLVKEMEMLKEKVQELEKDCNELTDENIDLLYKLRQANNDSRGGSLAFNSTGGELLSKSFVNFGFDSMKHRNSTQVVHVKMEESLNVIDNNDGSFNKKLESMKFELELKVEELSRELTEKKLEIEKLESNILSKEDEIKILGGLHNKLQAKYSDLQKEKNQIEEKMEVILGQSDSGSKCLNDLRNEVKVLSNNVDLHISANKILESKYSELQGEKQELELEIEQERMQLSESISVLESRLKYMTDGKESIRLELENSKSHAVGLQDEVDRLRLEIETENVDLKQMLNDLENQCAKAQDQCEYLQRENTKLEAAVEHVVEERNLLKKSNGELKKKNFELQEGYFRLELKVKESLERSAHYFRRIDDFEDYLSLGLEDFASKERCLSSELDSVVEENIKYKEKFAMFESLYNETYLEKATEAQELQGAVVHLTKQLSTAKKDLNIMQMESNESLTALISELSVSKQNQETLIAESEKLLKQLENYKSLEIELKNSVNDLELKLSVSEKERRQHEEELTNLKIQLQKTAHFQNEVFASSNKLEQKIVAELEDSKQSGVALKEKLLRIGSGSVVEEATLIGIDDLRNELSQIIIINSKYQQKLKILEEEKDECLKRSLSLEAELKHLKEENQIQRESSSVRSHGFVKTNGKNMPSKDMKLLKNDVVKIVGRNHSGKKKPKEPNNNESQSQVKDDSGCDIDEGSQVPEAKSVSRIQLLEKELAEALEANKKYEDQLSRLVSDNQNNKENSPISTVEGDEMTKEAYESINSALEAELKDIRERYFHISLKYAEVEHQREELVMKLKAAKNGGRRWFS, encoded by the exons ATGTTCAGGTTGCATAGGAATCGGCAAGTGAAATCAGGggagaaatttgatttcaagttTTCCAATTTCAAGGCAACCCAG GTACCTAAAGGTTGGGACAAACTATTTGTATCTGTCATCTCTGAGCAAACTGGGAAAACGATTGTCAGGTCAAGCAAAGCATTAGTTCGTAATGGAAGTTGCCAGTGGACTGAGTCTCTATCAGAATCCATTTGGGTTTCACAAGATGAAGTTTCTAAGGAGTTTGAAGATAGTAATTTCAAGCTTGTTGTGGCCATG GGTTCAGCAAGATCAAATATTCTTGGAGAGGCTATGGTCAACATGACAAATTACACAGATTCTAAATCTTCTTCTGCAGTCTCACTTCCATTGAAAAAGTGCAACCATGGGACTATTTTACAA GTGAAAATCCAGTGCTTAAATCCAATAACAAAAGTAAG GAGTGGAGAATTTAAACAGACATATTCTCCAAAAGAAGACTTGAAGAAAGAAGGTCATGACTCAGATAGCTGCTCAGATATAACAGATAGCCAATTGTCGAGAAGTATTGGATCTTCCTCTGGTGCAGATTTATACTCTAGCTTACACTCAGGAGAAGCTAGCAGCAAG GAAGCAAGTTTTTCTGCTTCCTATTCACAGGTCAGCAATGATTCATCTGAGATTTATGAATCCGTAGAGAATGACGCTGCAAAAAACAATTGTAGTGATATACAAAGACAGGACTCGGTGAGCTCACAGAATAGTCCTCGCTGTTTATCTCCTAATTCTGTAATTATTTGTTCAg CTGAAACAACGACTATTGAGGAACTTCGTGCTGAAGCTAGGATGTGGGAGAGAAATTCCCACAAACTGATGGCTGATCTTGATCAGTTGAAGAGAGAGTTATCAGATCAGTCCGACAACCAGGAAAGTTTGCATACTGCACTTTCAGCAGCAACTGCAGAATGTGATGGTTTGAGAAAAGAACTTGAGCAACTAAGACTGATGACTGAGAAGTCAACACAGAGACAAACAGGTATTGAGGATTTATCATATCAAGATGGTGAACCACACATCCTAAATGAATTGAAAGATGAACTGAAGTTCCAAAAAGAAACCAATGCGGATTTAGCTCTGCAACTAAAGAGAAGTCAAGAATCAAATATTGAGCTTGTGTCCGTTCTTCAGGAGCTAGAAGCAACTACCGAAAAGCAGAAACTTGAGATAGAGGAGCTTTTGGCACGACACCAAAAAGATGATgatattgaaaatattaatGAAGAAAACAAGAAATTGATGCTTCAGTTGGAACATGTGAAGGAATCAGAGAAGAATCTTCAATTTAAGGTTGAGGTTCTGGAGAAAAACTTGGAGGAAGCAAAACTTGATTTACAAAAGTGCGAGGTCTCAAACCAAAGATTCCCTCAGGATACTATCGGGGAATATGATAGTCAGCTACACGCTGAGGAAAATGTGGGGTCCTTACACATAAATCTAGTGAAAGAAATGGAAATGTTGAAAGAAAAAGTGCAGGAGTTAGAGAAAGATTGTAATGAGTTGACAGATGAAAACATAGATCTCTTGTACAAGCTTAGGCAAGCAAATAACGACTCTAGGGGAGGAAGTTTGGCTTTTAACTCCACAGGTGGTGAGCTTTTATCTAAATCTTTTGTTAATTTTGGATTTGACTCTATGAAACACAGAAATTCTACACAAGTTGTACATGTAAAAATGGAGGAAAGTCTGAATGTGATCGATAATAACGATGGTTCTTTCAATAAAAAACTAGAGAGTATGAAATTTGAGCTGGAACTCAAAGTTGAAGAGCTTAGTAGGGAATTGACTGAGAAAAAGCTGGAGATAGAAAAACTTGAGTCCAACATTTTGTCCAAAGAAGACGAGATCAAGATCCTCGGAGGTCTGCATAACAAATTGCAAGCTAAGTATTCTGATCTtcagaaagaaaaaaatcagaTCGAGGAAAAGATGGAAGTCATACTTGGACAAAGTGACAGCGGTTCTAAATGCTTAAATGATTTGCGAAATGAAGTAAAGGTGCTTAGCAACAATGTGGATTTGCATATTTCTGCAAACAAGATTCTTGAAAGTAAATATTCGGAGCTTCAAGGTGAAAAACAAGAACTTGAACTTGAGATTGAACAGGAACGCATGCAGTTGTCAGAAAGCATATCCGTTTTGGAATCTCGACTAAAATATATGACGGACGGGAAGGAGTCAATTCGCCTTGAGTTAGAAAACTCTAAGTCTCATGCTGTGGGTCTCCAAGATGAGGTTGATAGATTGAGACTCGAGATAGAGACGGAAAATGTTGATTTGAAACAAATGTTGAATGACTTGGAAAATCAGTGTGCAAAGGCTCAAGATCAATGTGAGTACCTGCAAAGAGAAAACACGAAGTTGGAAGCTGCAGTTGAACATGTCGTTGAAGAACGAAATTTGCTTAAGAAATCAAATGGAGAgttgaagaaaaagaatttcGAGTTGCAGGAGGGTTATTTTCGCTTGGAATTGAAAGTGAAGGAATCACTTGAAAGGTCTGCCCATTATTTCAGAAGAATTGATGATTTTGAGGATTATCTCTCTCTTGGGTTGGAGGATTTCGCCTCAAAAGAAAGATGCCTATCTTCGGAATTGGATTCAGTCGTTGAAGAGAACATAAAATACAAAGAGAAATTTGCCATGTTTGAAAGCTTGTATAATGAGACATATTTGGAGAAGGCAACTGAAGCTCAAGAACTTCAAGGAGCTGTTGTGCACCTGACCAAGCAACTTTCAACAGCAAAGAAGGATCTCAACATCATGCAAATGGAATCTAATGAAAGCTTAACGGCCCTGATTAGTGAGCTTTCCGTGTCAAAACAAAACCAAGAGACACTGATAGCTGAAAGTGAAAAGTTACTGAAACAGTTGGAAAATTACAAATCACTTGAAATCGAGCTTAAGAACTCTGTCAATGATCTCGAACTAAAGCTTTCTGTTTCTGAAAAAGAACGAAGGCAGCACGAGGAAGAATTAACTAACTTAAAGATTCAGTTGCAAAAAACAGCCCATTTTCAGAATGAGGTTTTTGCATCGAGCAACAAGCTTGAACAGAAGATTGTTGCTGAATTAGAGGACAGCAAACAAAGCGGAGTTGCCTTGAAAGAAAAGCTTCTGAGAATAGGGAGTGGGTCAGTAGTGGAGGAGGCAACACTAATAGGGATTGATGATTTAAGAAATGAGCTCAgccaaattattataataaacaGCAAGTACCAACAGAAACTGAAAATACTTGAGGAGGAGAAAGATGAGTGCCTAAAGAGATCTTTATCCCTTGAAGCAGAACTGAAACATTTAAAGGAAGAAAATCAGATCCAACGGGAGTCTAGCAGTGTAAGGAGTCATGGTTTTGTCAAAACCAACGGCAAAAACATGCCCAGTAAAGACATGAAGCTTCTAAAA AATGATGTGGTCAAGATAGTTGGTCGAAATCATAGTGGCAAGAAGAAGCCGAAGGAACCAAACAACAATGAATCCCAATCTCAAGTTAAG GATGATAGTGGATGTGATATTGATGAAGGGTCTCAAGTTCCTGAAGCTAAATCAGTTTCAAGAATTCAGTTGCTCGAAAAAGAACTTGCCGAGGCTTTGGAAGCAAACAAGAAATATGAGGATCAACTGAGCAG GCTTGTTTCAGACAATcaaaacaacaaagaaaattCTCCCATATCAACAGTTGAAGGTGATGAAATGACAAAGGAAGCATATGAAAGCATTAACTCGGCTCTAGAGGCAGAGTTAAAAGACATTCGTGAGCGGTACTTCCATATCAGCCTCAAGTATGCTGAAGTCGAGCATCAGCGAGAGGAACTTGTTATGAAACTAAAAGCAGCCAAGAACGGTGGAAGGAGATGGTTTTCATGA